One genomic segment of Salinigranum rubrum includes these proteins:
- a CDS encoding potassium channel family protein, protein MYPEDVAYEPVSVKAVLAEMKDTAELLIDLSYSAVLLGSDEIAREVLALEERMDILQLQARMSLLMAARSPEDAEELAPVLGVVGAAEKISNAAGDIAKVVIEDMGLPDAIRSALPEATEILVRVPVAVDSPYHGHSLGDLNLETETGVRVIAIRREQATGKRRWITNPDHESVLRSGDILLLRGPETGLAEVYERASGNPYEPIEPPEAPIDDLERAVDSIVLMKNMSELAVDLAYGAVLFDSEGVAEEVAELEAEVDALKSRFEAWTLRAAARVEDPIALRGLMHLAVSTEVISDAALEISEGVLHGLAAHPVVAAAVKESDEVIVRLTVTPGSDLAGTTIGDQMVQTETGMRIIAVRRGGEGSDWVVQPGPTTELRAGDVIVAKGTRAGTTRLGELAGDQPDAGE, encoded by the coding sequence ATGTATCCGGAGGACGTGGCGTACGAACCGGTCAGCGTGAAGGCGGTGCTCGCGGAGATGAAAGACACCGCCGAACTGCTCATCGACCTCTCGTACTCCGCGGTCCTCCTCGGCAGCGACGAGATCGCTCGCGAGGTGCTCGCCTTGGAGGAACGGATGGACATCCTCCAGTTGCAGGCGCGGATGAGCCTGCTGATGGCCGCCCGCAGCCCCGAGGACGCCGAGGAACTCGCGCCGGTGCTGGGTGTGGTCGGCGCGGCGGAGAAGATATCGAACGCGGCGGGCGACATCGCCAAGGTCGTCATCGAGGACATGGGGCTCCCCGATGCGATCCGCTCGGCGCTCCCGGAGGCGACCGAGATTCTCGTCCGGGTGCCCGTCGCCGTCGACTCGCCGTACCACGGTCACTCGCTGGGCGACCTCAACCTGGAGACCGAGACCGGCGTGCGAGTGATCGCCATCCGGCGCGAGCAGGCCACCGGGAAGCGGCGGTGGATCACGAACCCGGACCACGAGAGCGTGCTCCGGTCGGGCGACATCCTCCTCTTGCGCGGTCCGGAGACCGGACTCGCCGAGGTGTACGAACGCGCCAGCGGGAACCCGTACGAGCCCATCGAACCGCCGGAGGCACCGATCGACGACCTCGAACGGGCCGTCGACTCCATCGTGTTGATGAAGAACATGAGCGAACTCGCCGTCGACCTGGCGTACGGTGCCGTCCTCTTCGACAGCGAGGGCGTCGCCGAGGAAGTCGCCGAACTCGAAGCGGAGGTGGACGCGCTCAAGTCGCGGTTCGAGGCGTGGACGCTCCGGGCGGCCGCTCGTGTCGAAGACCCCATCGCGCTCCGCGGCCTGATGCATCTCGCCGTCTCCACGGAGGTCATCTCCGACGCCGCCCTCGAAATCAGCGAGGGGGTCCTGCACGGACTCGCCGCCCACCCGGTCGTCGCGGCCGCGGTCAAGGAGTCCGACGAGGTCATCGTCCGCCTGACGGTCACCCCCGGGAGCGACCTCGCGGGGACGACCATCGGCGACCAGATGGTCCAGACCGAGACCGGGATGCGCATCATCGCCGTCCGCCGCGGCGGAGAGGGAAGCGACTGGGTCGTCCAGCCGGGGCCGACCACCGAACTTCGGGCCGGAGACGTCATCGTCGCGAAGGGGACCCGGGCGGGGACGACCCGACTCGGAGAACTCGCCGGCGACCAGCCCGACGCGGGGGAGTGA